The DNA segment aaataaattagaataaacCGTAAACTttgatggatgaaaaaaaaaaagtgtgaaaaaaggaaaaggaaaagggagAATATAGTGAAGGAgttataataataacacaataatTGCATAAGAACATCCAATAACAAGAGAAGAAAGGGTGGGAAAAAAGGATATGCACAATAAAACTGTAATGATTAGGGTTCAGTATCCGTAACAGCAACGTCAAAGCAAACAAGTTGGTTTGATCTCTGCCCTTATCCTAGCCTTTTTTTCATTCCTATAAATTGGTCTCTCTCCCCCACAAAGCAGCCCCTCCTTCACCATTTCCATCACTTTGTCTCTCTATATTGGACCACGTACTCACTCAAGTTTCTCGTACACTTTACCAGTTAGAAGACATGAAACCGAGAGCAGACATGCACTTCCCTCTGCCACAGCATGTGGCAGACATAACGTGCATGGACCCGAACCGGCCACCGCTCGTGGCGGAAAAGGTCTTCAAAACGGTGCGTTTCATAGGCTTCTTCATACAAAACGGCGTTTCGAAGAGCAAGGTGGTGGTTCATGATATGCAGGACGTGATGAAGCGTGGGAAGAACATAGGGAAGGCGCTCAACGACGTCGTGGCTCGCCACCACCAGGCGCTGACGTGTCGCCCACGCGACGCGCACGTGGCCTTCGTGTCGCCGCTGGAGTACCAGTTCAGCTGCAGCGGGAGTCCACCGCGCCTTTCTTCGCATGCCGGTCGGAGGAATCTCTCACAGGCCTCCCCCGCCGTTCGCCGCTCGCCAGCGCACCGCGCGGTGAGGATGTGCCGTGGTGGAGACGGCGGCGCCGACGGCACTATACACAGGCGCGTGAAGATCACGGGCTCCGCGGCTTCCATGTTCAACGTCGACCGCGCGGAGAAGGATTTTCACGTGGACGAGGCGGCGGAGGAGTTCATAGCGAGGTTTTACAGAGATTTGAGGTTGCAGAAATGGTTGGATCACTATTGCTGACGTGTAAAATATGTgtggtgaaaaaaattatttaactataaTTAGTCTTCTATGTATGTTACCGTTAATTACTGCAATGGATGTTCTTAGTATGTTACGAACAAATTAAAGCGTGGCTAGCTTCTTTACGTTTGCTtctttaattaacttttatttccgTTAATTAAGAAGTGTTATTGGGTTGCATCACGTCTTGTGAAAAAAATTCTATGCATTGGTGTGTTTCTCTCAGAAGTAATTAATTAGTGTGGACAAGCATAACGATTAACGTGTCTGTCTCCTCCCCAATAATAACACGAGATGCGTGTTCGAAATCTAAAGACTA comes from the Glycine soja cultivar W05 chromosome 6, ASM419377v2, whole genome shotgun sequence genome and includes:
- the LOC114415168 gene encoding uncharacterized protein LOC114415168, yielding MKPRADMHFPLPQHVADITCMDPNRPPLVAEKVFKTVRFIGFFIQNGVSKSKVVVHDMQDVMKRGKNIGKALNDVVARHHQALTCRPRDAHVAFVSPLEYQFSCSGSPPRLSSHAGRRNLSQASPAVRRSPAHRAVRMCRGGDGGADGTIHRRVKITGSAASMFNVDRAEKDFHVDEAAEEFIARFYRDLRLQKWLDHYC